The following are encoded together in the Bubalus bubalis isolate 160015118507 breed Murrah chromosome 14, NDDB_SH_1, whole genome shotgun sequence genome:
- the TP53TG5 gene encoding TP53-target gene 5 protein codes for MQAKEPEDKIHQPVSKVIVRNRLKMVLKHLSLLKLLKSSNPRIQELHNLARRCWNSLLRIPKILGISSGYDNVWDEVEQNNKELQEEAGCSYQKLDSEKLKPTVEPEECEESRPRAQEAMPQKEEQMEPEAPMTSRGHSLTTSPRAQAQEPPTGDPRVIFRKTHQDRTPVKDVKQPERVNQRVWFEGLPTRVHLPGPRVMCRSSALRWVRRCCTRFCSASLEMPMVHLYKV; via the exons ATGCAAGCTAAGGAACCAGAGGACAAGATACATCAgcctgtcagcaaagtaatcgtGCGGAACCGACTTAAAATG GTATTAAAACACTTGTCACTCTTGAAGCTGCTCAAAAGCTCAAACCCTCGGATCCAAGAACTGCATAACTTGGCCAGAAGGTGTTGGAATTCACTGCTCAGGATCCCAAAGATCCTGGGGATCTCCTCTGG GTACGATAACGTCTGGGATGAAGTGGAACAAAATAACAAAGAGCTCCAGGAGGAGGCTGGGTGTTCCTACCAGAAACTGGACTCTGAGAAATTAAAGCCCACAGTGGAGCCTGAGGAGTGTGAGGAGTCGAGGCCCAGGGCACAGGAGGCTATGCCACAGAAAGAGGAGCAGATGGAGCCTGAGGCCCCGATGACATCGAGGGGTCACAGCCTGACCACCAGTCCCAGAGCCCAGGCACAGGAGCCACCCACTGGGGACCCCCGAGTCATCTTCCGGAAGACCCACCAGGACAGAACTCCCGTGAAGGATGTGAAGCAGCCGGAAAGAGTGAACCAGCGGGTCTGGTTTGAGGGGCTGCCCACACGAGTCCACCTCCCAGGGCCCCGGGTGATGTGCAGATCCTCCGCCTTGCGCTGGGTCAGGCGCTGCTGCACCCGCTTCTGCTCGGCGTCACTGGAGATGCCGATGGTCCATCTGTACAAG